One Setaria viridis chromosome 5, Setaria_viridis_v4.0, whole genome shotgun sequence genomic region harbors:
- the LOC117858558 gene encoding SKP1-like protein 1 isoform X3 produces the protein MESQTIRHMIEDNCADGIPLPNVNSKILSKVIEYCNKHVHAAAAASKAGSDDAGATATNSTAASGEDHKNWDADFVKVDKATLFDLILLLLHPRRHGPSPDATQASAVQPSDIAYA, from the exons ATGGAGTCGCAGACCATCCGCCACATGATCGAGGACAATTGCGCCGACGGCATCCCGCTCCCCAACGTCAACTCCAAGATCCTCTCCAAGGTCATCGAGTACTGCAACAAGCACGtccacgccgcggccgccgcgtccaAGGCCGGCTCCGACGACGCAGGGGCCACCGCCACCAACAGCACCGCGGCCTCAGGCGAGGACCACAAGAACTGGGACGCCGACTTCGTCAAGGTCGACAAGGCCACCCTCTTCGACCTCATCTTG cttcttcttcatccacGCCGGCACGGCCCTTCTCCTGATGCAACGCAAGCTTCAGCGGTTCAGCCTTCAG ACATAGCATATGCTTGA
- the LOC117858558 gene encoding SKP1-like protein 1 isoform X2: MESQTIRHMIEDNCADGIPLPNVNSKILSKVIEYCNKHVHAAAAASKAGSDDAGATATNSTAASGEDHKNWDADFVKVDKATLFDLILLLLHPRRHGPSPDATQASAVQPSVAQASVTLLLLAIVT, translated from the exons ATGGAGTCGCAGACCATCCGCCACATGATCGAGGACAATTGCGCCGACGGCATCCCGCTCCCCAACGTCAACTCCAAGATCCTCTCCAAGGTCATCGAGTACTGCAACAAGCACGtccacgccgcggccgccgcgtccaAGGCCGGCTCCGACGACGCAGGGGCCACCGCCACCAACAGCACCGCGGCCTCAGGCGAGGACCACAAGAACTGGGACGCCGACTTCGTCAAGGTCGACAAGGCCACCCTCTTCGACCTCATCTTG cttcttcttcatccacGCCGGCACGGCCCTTCTCCTGATGCAACGCAAGCTTCAGCGGTTCAGCCTTCAG TTGCTCAAGCTTCAGTCACATTGCTGCTCCTGGCCATTGTTACCTGA
- the LOC117858558 gene encoding SKP1-like protein 1 isoform X4 produces MESQTIRHMIEDNCADGIPLPNVNSKILSKVIEYCNKHVHAAAAASKAGSDDAGATATNSTAASGEDHKNWDADFVKVDKATLFDLILCLASSSSTPARPFS; encoded by the exons ATGGAGTCGCAGACCATCCGCCACATGATCGAGGACAATTGCGCCGACGGCATCCCGCTCCCCAACGTCAACTCCAAGATCCTCTCCAAGGTCATCGAGTACTGCAACAAGCACGtccacgccgcggccgccgcgtccaAGGCCGGCTCCGACGACGCAGGGGCCACCGCCACCAACAGCACCGCGGCCTCAGGCGAGGACCACAAGAACTGGGACGCCGACTTCGTCAAGGTCGACAAGGCCACCCTCTTCGACCTCATCTTG TGTttagcttcttcttcatccacGCCGGCACGGCCCTTCTCCTGA
- the LOC117858558 gene encoding SKP1-like protein 1 isoform X1, translating to MESQTIRHMIEDNCADGIPLPNVNSKILSKVIEYCNKHVHAAAAASKAGSDDAGATATNSTAASGEDHKNWDADFVKVDKATLFDLILVKVSVFPLPPPAVYASLVKFGSVIVRVQMYPYRSGLICLWLKAVFTCVDCGD from the coding sequence ATGGAGTCGCAGACCATCCGCCACATGATCGAGGACAATTGCGCCGACGGCATCCCGCTCCCCAACGTCAACTCCAAGATCCTCTCCAAGGTCATCGAGTACTGCAACAAGCACGtccacgccgcggccgccgcgtccaAGGCCGGCTCCGACGACGCAGGGGCCACCGCCACCAACAGCACCGCGGCCTCAGGCGAGGACCACAAGAACTGGGACGCCGACTTCGTCAAGGTCGACAAGGCCACCCTCTTCGACCTCATCTTGGTAAAAGTCTCCGtcttccccctccctcccccggccgtcTACGCCTCTCTGGTGAAATTTGGATCTGTGATTGTTAGGGTTCAGATGTATCCATATAGATCTGGATTAATTTGTCTCTGGCTGAAAGCTGTCTTTACCTGTGTGGATTGTGGGGACTAG